The Exiguobacterium aurantiacum DSM 6208 genome includes a window with the following:
- a CDS encoding MATE family efflux transporter, protein MKTVDLTTGSVQRVILALALPLVGSSLLQFTYSLVDMFWVGALGSDAVASIGAASFYIMLAQAVQSLIVVGAGIKVSQAVGKRDDDLIQRYVRSGRRLNGGLGLLSALLLVSLGPTLIGFLNMNAPPVERLAYHYLLVSAPMLLFSFYNLLFARLFSAYGNTTTAMRINATGVILNMMLSPLFIYPFGLGVLGAGLATLVANAVMFGFFWHRARALLDWNETVTPVRADYTEIVRLGFPMATQRVLFTVISIFLARMIGSYGTEAIAAQRIGLQIESIAYMMIGGLNGAIASYTGQNLGARKIDRVHEGYRVTTRLGMLYTGLITLVFLAFPDMLIRAFVDDPMTIEIGASYLRIIGVSLIFASLEMIGNGYFSGIGLPKIPATISIVFTVARIPLAIVLEPYLGIDAIWWSIAISSIVKGLVSALYVRLTKKEVTSLAEAI, encoded by the coding sequence GTGAAAACCGTCGATTTGACGACCGGAAGCGTGCAGCGCGTCATCTTAGCGCTCGCCCTCCCGCTCGTCGGCAGCTCGCTCTTACAGTTTACGTACAGTCTCGTCGATATGTTTTGGGTCGGTGCGCTTGGAAGCGACGCCGTCGCCAGTATCGGCGCGGCCAGTTTTTATATTATGCTCGCTCAGGCGGTTCAGTCTTTGATCGTCGTCGGTGCCGGCATCAAAGTGTCACAAGCCGTCGGCAAGCGCGACGATGATTTGATTCAACGTTATGTACGGAGCGGCAGACGGCTGAACGGCGGGCTCGGGCTTTTGTCCGCCCTCCTGCTCGTCTCACTCGGACCGACGCTTATCGGCTTCTTGAATATGAACGCACCACCCGTCGAGCGCCTCGCCTATCACTATTTGCTCGTCAGCGCCCCGATGCTCTTGTTCTCGTTCTACAACTTGCTGTTCGCCCGCCTGTTCAGTGCCTATGGCAACACGACGACGGCGATGCGAATCAACGCGACCGGTGTCATCCTCAACATGATGCTGTCACCGCTCTTCATCTATCCGTTCGGGCTGGGCGTACTCGGGGCCGGTCTCGCGACACTCGTCGCCAACGCCGTCATGTTCGGCTTCTTTTGGCATCGGGCCCGGGCGCTATTGGACTGGAACGAGACGGTCACACCGGTCCGTGCCGACTACACCGAGATTGTCCGCCTCGGTTTTCCGATGGCGACGCAGCGCGTCCTGTTCACCGTCATCAGCATCTTTCTCGCCCGCATGATCGGTTCATACGGGACCGAGGCGATCGCGGCCCAGCGCATCGGCCTTCAAATCGAGTCGATCGCCTACATGATGATCGGCGGACTGAACGGCGCCATCGCGAGCTATACCGGCCAAAATCTAGGTGCCCGGAAAATTGACCGCGTGCACGAAGGATATCGCGTGACGACGCGCCTCGGCATGCTCTATACCGGGCTGATCACACTCGTCTTCCTCGCCTTCCCGGACATGCTCATCCGTGCCTTCGTCGATGATCCGATGACGATCGAGATCGGGGCCAGTTATTTACGCATCATCGGTGTATCACTCATCTTCGCCTCGCTTGAGATGATCGGGAACGGCTACTTCTCCGGAATCGGTCTGCCGAAAATCCCGGCGACAATCTCGATCGTCTTCACCGTCGCCCGTATCCCGCTCGCCATCGTCCTTGAACCATACCTCGGCATCGACGCCATCTGGTGGAGCATCGCCATCTCGAGCATCGTCAAAGGGCTCGTCTCCGCATTATATGTCCGACTAACAAAAAAGGAAGTGACTTCCCTTGCAGAAGCGATTTGA
- a CDS encoding helix-turn-helix transcriptional regulator, with protein sequence MPLANRVKELRARHQLTQGDLATKVGVTRQTIISLEKGSYTPSLMLAMQIARVFEEPVESIFTIEEETK encoded by the coding sequence ATGCCATTAGCCAATCGTGTCAAAGAGTTGCGGGCCCGGCATCAATTGACGCAAGGCGACCTTGCGACCAAAGTCGGCGTGACGAGACAGACGATCATCTCGCTCGAGAAAGGGAGTTACACGCCCTCCCTCATGCTCGCGATGCAAATCGCCCGCGTGTTCGAGGAGCCGGTCGAATCTATTTTTACAATTGAGGAGGAAACAAAATGA
- a CDS encoding ring-cleaving dioxygenase, producing the protein MKAILGQHHVSAMTGDAWKNLRFYTEVLGMRLVKKTVNQDDPSMYHLFYADEMGTPGTDLTFFELPFLGQTYRGSSSISRTALRVPAGALPYWLERFAEFDVLHDPVEEVLGRPTLDFEDGEGQRLCLVEGGSGTPWKNGPVPEDVAIFGLGFSEWTVRRIEKTERVLTDVLGYRFASAFERNGQTVRVFETGDGGVATEIHLVNRPDVPSERPGRGSVHHVAIRVEDDLEMERWVERLDSFSISHSGLIDRYYFKSIYFREPSGILVELATDGPGFATDEPVETLGERLALPPFLEPRRAEIEAKLKPL; encoded by the coding sequence ATGAAGGCGATTTTAGGGCAGCACCACGTCTCGGCGATGACAGGGGACGCGTGGAAGAACTTGCGATTTTACACGGAGGTTTTAGGCATGAGGCTCGTCAAAAAGACGGTCAATCAAGACGATCCGTCGATGTACCACTTGTTTTACGCGGATGAAATGGGGACGCCGGGGACCGACTTGACGTTCTTCGAACTGCCGTTTCTCGGACAGACGTATCGAGGAAGCAGCAGCATCTCGCGGACAGCGCTTCGGGTGCCGGCAGGGGCATTGCCGTACTGGCTGGAGCGGTTTGCCGAATTCGATGTCCTGCATGATCCGGTAGAGGAGGTACTCGGCCGACCGACGCTGGATTTCGAGGACGGGGAAGGACAGCGCCTCTGTCTCGTCGAGGGCGGGTCAGGGACACCATGGAAAAATGGACCGGTGCCGGAGGACGTCGCCATCTTCGGGCTCGGCTTCAGTGAATGGACGGTGCGACGGATCGAGAAGACGGAACGGGTGTTGACGGACGTGCTCGGTTATCGCTTCGCGTCCGCATTCGAGCGAAACGGTCAGACGGTACGTGTCTTCGAGACAGGTGACGGGGGCGTGGCGACGGAGATTCATCTCGTCAATCGTCCCGATGTCCCGTCGGAGCGACCGGGTCGGGGCAGTGTCCATCACGTCGCCATTCGCGTCGAAGATGATTTAGAGATGGAGCGTTGGGTCGAGCGGCTCGATTCATTCAGCATCAGCCACTCGGGACTGATCGACCGCTACTATTTCAAGTCGATTTACTTCCGTGAACCGAGCGGGATTTTGGTCGAGCTCGCGACAGACGGGCCCGGCTTTGCGACCGATGAGCCGGTCGAGACGCTAGGGGAGCGGTTGGCCTTGCCGCCATTTCTTGAGCCACGACGAGCGGAAATCGAGGCGAAATTGAAGCCGTTATAA
- a CDS encoding RrF2 family transcriptional regulator, with translation MRLTQTCDYALRTLMYSATFSHRLVTIQEVADQYQISKNHVMKVVYELGKHGYLESVRGRGGGFRLARPMEDINVGDVVRTMEPFELVECFGEGRCVIAPACDLRSVLNEAMLAFLHVLDRYTIADLVANRTNELALFLGVQKPTD, from the coding sequence ATGCGGCTCACGCAAACGTGCGACTACGCACTCCGAACGCTCATGTATAGCGCCACGTTCTCCCATCGTCTCGTGACGATCCAAGAAGTGGCGGACCAATATCAAATCTCGAAGAACCACGTCATGAAAGTCGTCTATGAGCTCGGTAAGCACGGGTATCTCGAATCGGTGCGCGGACGCGGCGGCGGTTTCCGACTTGCCCGACCGATGGAAGACATCAACGTCGGCGACGTCGTCCGAACGATGGAACCGTTCGAGCTCGTCGAGTGTTTCGGCGAAGGCCGCTGTGTCATCGCACCCGCGTGTGACTTGCGGAGCGTGTTGAACGAGGCGATGCTCGCCTTCCTGCACGTGCTCGACCGTTACACGATCGCCGACCTCGTCGCCAACCGGACGAACGAACTGGCGCTATTTTTAGGCGTACAAAAGCCGACGGACTAA
- a CDS encoding globin domain-containing protein produces the protein MLDQQTMDIVKATAPVLKDHGVAITSHFYKRMFENNPEVRHFFNHTNQQRGRQPEALANAVYAAAVHIDRLEAILPAIQPALHKHKSLNIRPEHYPIVGENLLGAIQDVLGEAATPDIIDAWAKAYGVIADVFISLEKQMYEEAPWLGFKPFTVAEVIEDTPEVKRFRLVANDGVVGTAIPGQYISVQARIEGEDILHHRQYSVVETTADGYWIAPKAEGLVSNWLHAQTVGTEIPVSAPAGEFVLEASERPLTLVAGGIGITPLFNMAKTALGEGRSVTLLHAVRSTNLRPLGKELDELVNDGLELITHVDDVSGCMSAAQLEALDVDGHDVYTCGPTAMMETVVQTIPHARYEFFGPSATLART, from the coding sequence ATGTTAGATCAACAAACGATGGATATCGTTAAAGCGACGGCGCCGGTCTTGAAAGACCACGGTGTCGCCATCACGAGTCACTTTTATAAGCGCATGTTCGAAAATAACCCGGAAGTTCGTCACTTCTTCAACCATACGAACCAACAACGCGGCCGTCAGCCAGAGGCGCTCGCGAATGCCGTCTATGCGGCAGCTGTCCATATCGATCGGCTCGAAGCGATCTTGCCGGCCATCCAACCGGCGCTTCATAAACATAAAAGTTTGAACATCCGGCCGGAACATTATCCGATTGTCGGTGAGAACTTGCTCGGGGCGATTCAAGACGTGCTCGGTGAAGCGGCCACACCGGACATCATCGATGCGTGGGCGAAAGCGTACGGTGTCATCGCCGACGTCTTCATCTCGCTCGAGAAACAGATGTATGAGGAGGCGCCTTGGCTCGGCTTCAAGCCGTTCACAGTCGCTGAAGTGATCGAGGATACGCCGGAAGTAAAACGATTCCGCCTTGTCGCCAACGATGGCGTCGTCGGGACGGCCATCCCCGGTCAATACATTTCGGTCCAAGCCCGCATCGAAGGGGAAGACATTTTGCACCACCGTCAATACAGCGTCGTCGAGACGACAGCAGACGGCTACTGGATTGCGCCGAAAGCAGAAGGACTCGTCTCGAACTGGCTCCATGCTCAGACGGTCGGTACAGAGATCCCAGTGAGCGCGCCAGCTGGTGAATTCGTCCTCGAAGCGTCGGAGCGTCCGCTCACGCTCGTCGCCGGCGGCATCGGCATCACGCCGCTCTTCAACATGGCGAAGACAGCGCTCGGTGAAGGCCGTTCGGTCACACTATTGCATGCGGTCCGCAGCACGAACCTCCGTCCGCTCGGTAAAGAGCTCGACGAACTTGTGAACGACGGACTCGAGCTCATCACACACGTCGACGACGTATCAGGCTGCATGAGCGCGGCACAGCTTGAGGCACTCGATGTCGATGGACATGACGTCTACACGTGTGGCCCGACGGCAATGATGGAGACGGTCGTGCAAACGATCCCGCACGCCCGTTACGAGTTCTTCGGCCCATCGGCCACCCTCGCGCGGACATAA
- a CDS encoding DUF350 domain-containing protein, translating to MTFITLDSILSFLAHLGTGFALILIGLVVFALTTKYSERKLIKAGNVAVALKLWGKALGLAIVIYTVWANSVNLLDAFIWGIVGILAQVLAFWTFEYVLTPGVNLEKEVENGNLAVGLSLFSASLVVGIIVAASLTY from the coding sequence ATGACGTTCATCACGCTCGATTCGATTTTGAGCTTTTTGGCCCACCTCGGTACGGGGTTTGCCCTCATCTTGATTGGTCTCGTCGTCTTCGCCTTGACGACGAAGTATTCAGAACGAAAACTGATCAAAGCCGGCAACGTCGCCGTCGCCTTGAAACTATGGGGCAAGGCGCTCGGTCTCGCCATCGTCATCTACACGGTATGGGCGAACAGCGTCAACTTGCTCGATGCCTTCATTTGGGGCATCGTCGGGATCCTCGCCCAAGTGCTCGCGTTTTGGACGTTCGAGTACGTGCTCACGCCTGGCGTGAACTTGGAGAAAGAAGTCGAGAACGGCAACCTCGCCGTCGGCCTCAGCCTCTTCTCGGCCTCGCTCGTCGTTGGCATCATCGTCGCAGCGAGCTTGACGTATTGA
- a CDS encoding glutathionylspermidine synthase family protein: protein MNRDALFAQIPYFWPDLNEEEYALYDCLVYSKEEVERIRTATRDVDMIFRKANRLLRTLPDETLRLLGYPEASLPFLRDKALPQETIIGRYDWIVKDGALKLMEFNADTPTFIKELFDVNRYVTTAFGLDDPNVGATELLRSELRKAIIAAWQRLAKGGTPKIVFTAHDDNIEDKWTTRFLQETLDLPSEFVALHELLVERDGVYTPSGERVDVLYRQTYPVEHLVDDVAPDGTQIGVRLLELNEAKHVSLLNPLSAFLMQSKGVQAFIWELYENEMFFDETERAIIRTYFLPTYLEPDPFLNQSAYVQKPAFGREGDSVILYEKDGTPFHKEALQTYANETAVFQRFDELPVRKTNTVNGTIDTHYMIGCFCLNGRPSALGARAGSMITNNQSYYLAIGTQKENNS, encoded by the coding sequence ATGAACCGTGACGCCTTGTTCGCGCAAATCCCTTACTTTTGGCCGGATTTGAACGAGGAAGAGTATGCGCTCTATGACTGTCTCGTCTATTCAAAAGAGGAAGTCGAGCGGATTCGTACGGCGACACGTGACGTCGACATGATTTTCCGCAAGGCGAACCGGCTGCTGCGGACGCTGCCGGACGAGACGCTCCGTCTCCTCGGTTACCCGGAGGCGAGCCTGCCGTTCCTTCGGGACAAGGCGCTCCCGCAAGAGACGATCATCGGCCGCTACGACTGGATCGTGAAAGACGGCGCGCTCAAGCTGATGGAATTCAATGCCGACACGCCGACATTCATTAAAGAACTGTTCGACGTGAACCGGTACGTGACGACAGCATTTGGACTCGACGACCCAAACGTCGGCGCAACCGAGTTGCTTCGAAGCGAGCTACGGAAAGCAATCATCGCCGCGTGGCAGCGGCTCGCGAAAGGCGGGACGCCGAAAATCGTCTTCACGGCCCATGACGACAACATCGAGGACAAATGGACGACGCGTTTCCTTCAAGAGACGCTCGATTTGCCGTCCGAATTCGTCGCCCTGCACGAACTTCTCGTCGAACGTGACGGGGTGTATACGCCTTCCGGTGAGCGGGTCGACGTCTTGTATCGGCAGACGTACCCGGTCGAGCATCTGGTCGATGACGTGGCACCGGACGGGACGCAGATCGGCGTTCGCCTGCTCGAACTGAACGAGGCGAAACATGTCTCGCTCCTCAATCCGTTATCGGCGTTCCTCATGCAGTCTAAGGGCGTGCAAGCGTTCATTTGGGAGCTATACGAAAACGAGATGTTCTTCGATGAGACAGAACGTGCCATCATCCGCACGTACTTTTTGCCGACCTACCTCGAGCCCGACCCGTTTTTAAATCAGAGTGCCTACGTGCAAAAGCCCGCCTTCGGACGTGAAGGGGACTCGGTCATCTTGTACGAGAAGGACGGCACGCCGTTCCATAAAGAAGCGCTTCAAACGTATGCGAACGAGACGGCCGTCTTTCAACGATTCGATGAGTTGCCGGTCCGGAAGACGAACACGGTGAATGGCACGATCGACACGCATTATATGATCGGTTGTTTTTGTTTGAACGGTCGCCCGTCCGCGCTCGGCGCGCGGGCCGGCAGCATGATCACGAACAACCAGTCCTACTACTTAGCCATCGGCACACAAAAGGAGAATAACTCATGA
- a CDS encoding potassium channel family protein has product MHIFFRVWRGLSKLSFLNIVLASLVIILTGTLVGYWVEPETFPSLFDSFWWTMTTLTTVGYGDFFPSSVAGRWLGIFLFLFGIGIIGALIGKLVEVGATFQRLKREGKLMYRGEGHYVYIGWSPKTKKAIDEVLGQGVTLMAVNDRLDYATVLDTPLEASDMLYVVCHDDTWERLNGRGGM; this is encoded by the coding sequence GTGCATATCTTTTTTCGCGTTTGGCGCGGATTGTCCAAACTGTCTTTTTTGAACATCGTGCTCGCCTCGCTCGTCATCATCTTGACGGGTACGCTCGTCGGGTATTGGGTGGAGCCGGAGACGTTCCCGTCGTTGTTCGACTCGTTCTGGTGGACGATGACGACGCTCACGACGGTCGGCTACGGTGACTTTTTCCCGTCATCGGTCGCCGGGCGTTGGCTCGGGATTTTTTTGTTCTTATTCGGGATCGGGATTATCGGGGCGTTGATTGGAAAGCTCGTTGAAGTCGGTGCGACGTTTCAACGGTTAAAACGGGAGGGGAAACTCATGTATCGAGGAGAAGGCCATTACGTCTATATCGGGTGGTCACCGAAGACGAAGAAGGCGATCGATGAAGTGCTCGGTCAAGGCGTCACGCTCATGGCCGTCAACGACCGGCTCGACTACGCGACCGTGCTCGACACACCGCTCGAAGCGAGCGACATGTTATACGTCGTCTGTCACGACGACACGTGGGAACGATTGAATGGACGAGGAGGAATGTAA
- a CDS encoding YfbR-like 5'-deoxynucleotidase has translation MYNGTFIRKMTRMQNVQRWDEYAPHYHDNAASHSFRVAVFSLIAAYYEEQAGRPVKLLDVLGKALFHDMNEVQTGPIMHRTKKEPTLKEHIERMERTASLGLVDLLSQSLRPDFYRFLVEAEDDSFEGRIVDGIDSFDAMLFVRREVAHGSPHFVAKLEEMKAALREHPLASVRWLYDQVEQETEVATFIENVMRMDSVRRWKGRFNTIDDNDAIHGFRAAALGMFSGLLEQKKYGVDVDVAELVARLLCHDLVEGVTGDVLGPVKHATTETGQAFEAYERAESEALLSLLPDYMQPAFRRYMADSKDDTYEGKLVDMMDKLDALIKMNMERKMNGAEYEVIYREQLRKVQMRYENPSMIFFLAYILHDLDYVTS, from the coding sequence ATGTATAACGGAACATTTATCCGCAAGATGACACGCATGCAAAACGTCCAACGTTGGGACGAGTACGCGCCGCACTACCACGACAATGCGGCGAGCCATAGTTTTCGCGTCGCGGTTTTCAGTTTGATTGCGGCCTACTATGAAGAACAAGCGGGACGTCCCGTCAAGTTGCTCGACGTCCTGGGCAAGGCGCTCTTCCATGATATGAACGAAGTGCAGACCGGGCCGATCATGCACCGGACGAAAAAAGAGCCGACGTTGAAAGAACATATCGAGCGGATGGAGCGGACGGCAAGCCTCGGTCTCGTCGACTTATTGTCGCAGTCGCTCCGTCCTGACTTCTACCGCTTCCTCGTCGAGGCGGAGGACGACTCGTTCGAAGGACGGATCGTCGACGGCATCGACTCGTTCGATGCGATGCTGTTCGTCCGGCGCGAGGTGGCGCACGGGTCTCCGCACTTCGTCGCGAAACTCGAAGAGATGAAGGCGGCGCTCCGGGAGCATCCGCTCGCTTCCGTCCGCTGGCTGTACGATCAAGTCGAGCAAGAGACAGAAGTGGCGACGTTCATCGAGAACGTCATGCGCATGGACAGCGTCCGGCGCTGGAAAGGCCGTTTCAACACGATTGACGACAACGACGCGATTCACGGTTTCCGGGCGGCAGCGCTCGGGATGTTCAGCGGACTGTTGGAGCAGAAGAAGTACGGTGTCGACGTCGATGTGGCGGAACTCGTCGCGCGCTTGCTTTGTCACGACCTCGTCGAAGGGGTGACCGGGGATGTACTCGGTCCGGTGAAACACGCGACGACGGAGACGGGACAGGCGTTCGAGGCGTACGAACGAGCCGAGAGCGAGGCGCTGTTGTCGCTCCTCCCTGACTACATGCAACCGGCGTTCCGGCGTTATATGGCCGATTCGAAGGATGACACGTATGAAGGCAAGCTCGTCGACATGATGGACAAACTCGACGCCCTCATCAAGATGAACATGGAGCGAAAGATGAACGGGGCCGAGTATGAGGTCATCTATCGGGAACAGCTACGGAAAGTGCAGATGCGCTATGAGAATCCGAGTATGATTTTCTTCTTGGCGTACATCTTGCACGACCTCGATTATGTGACGAGTTGA
- a CDS encoding PadR family transcriptional regulator, whose translation MPRNDTIELGELTDSMFYILLALTEPRHGYLIMQFVEELTAGRMQIGPASMYTIIKKLVAAGLIHPLDGDGKKKSYLITDAGRDLLRDDVKRRQAIVEDARFILEGEGHV comes from the coding sequence ATGCCACGTAATGACACGATTGAGCTCGGCGAGTTGACCGACAGCATGTTTTATATTTTGCTCGCCTTGACCGAGCCGAGACACGGCTACTTGATTATGCAGTTCGTCGAGGAGTTGACGGCGGGCCGGATGCAAATCGGGCCGGCTTCGATGTATACGATTATCAAGAAGCTCGTCGCTGCGGGGCTCATCCACCCGCTTGACGGAGACGGGAAGAAAAAGAGTTACTTGATCACAGATGCGGGGCGCGATTTGCTCCGCGATGATGTGAAGCGACGCCAAGCGATTGTCGAGGATGCACGGTTCATTTTAGAAGGGGAGGGACACGTATGA
- a CDS encoding DUF2812 domain-containing protein, with translation MKRKYMSSWGLAFAEEREMRKLEQMAARGWHLEKFAPLGYSLVEGEPVDVQYSLDYRTRPDEEYFEMFAASGWEHVTSTGDEIHIFKGRPDARPIYSDRETMIAKYASEERQMGRTALTFLVVWIGLLLLMQLDWSSVMATALFVVYLIITIGLIFTGLPYLGFLVKRKRMEHDS, from the coding sequence ATGAAACGGAAGTACATGTCGAGCTGGGGGCTTGCGTTTGCCGAAGAACGTGAGATGCGAAAGCTCGAACAGATGGCAGCTCGGGGCTGGCACTTAGAAAAGTTCGCACCACTCGGCTATTCATTGGTCGAAGGCGAACCGGTAGACGTCCAGTACAGCCTCGATTACCGGACGCGTCCGGACGAAGAGTATTTCGAGATGTTCGCGGCGAGCGGGTGGGAGCACGTGACCTCGACCGGGGACGAGATTCACATCTTCAAAGGCCGGCCGGATGCACGGCCAATCTACTCAGACCGTGAGACGATGATCGCGAAGTATGCGTCAGAAGAGCGCCAGATGGGACGGACGGCGCTCACGTTTCTCGTCGTGTGGATCGGCTTGCTCCTGTTGATGCAACTCGATTGGTCGAGCGTGATGGCGACGGCGCTCTTCGTGGTTTATCTGATCATCACAATCGGACTCATCTTCACCGGACTCCCGTACCTCGGTTTTCTAGTGAAGCGAAAACGGATGGAACATGACAGCTGA
- the amyS gene encoding alpha-amylase, giving the protein MGKRRKGIALTAGVTAIALLAGQPVAQAATSQNGTMMQYFEWYVPNDGLHWNRLSNDSQHLKDIGVTTVWIPPAYKGTSQNDVGYGAYDLYDLGEFNQKGTVRTKYGTKAQLQSAITNLRGKGIGVYGDVVINHKGGADYTETVQAIEVNPSNRNQETSGEYAISAWTGFNFAGRNNTYSPFKWRWYHFDGTDWDQSRNLSRIYKFKSTGKAWDTDVSNENGNYDYLMYADVDFEHPEVRQEMKNWGKWYADSLGLDGFRLDAVKHISHSYLREWVTSVRQTTGKEMFTVAEYWKNDLGAINDYLAKTGYTHSVFDVPLHYNFQAAGNGGGFYDMRNILKGTVVEQHPTLAVTIVDNHDSQPGQSLESTVANWFKPLAYATIMTRGQGYPTLFYGDYYGTKGTTNREIPNMSASLQPIMKARKDFAYGTQHDYIDHHDVIGWTREGVADRAKSGLATILSDGPGGSKWMYVGRRNAGEVWKDMTGNNSRLVTINADGWGQFFVNGGSVSIYTQQ; this is encoded by the coding sequence ATGGGGAAACGACGGAAAGGGATTGCCTTGACGGCAGGGGTCACAGCGATTGCACTACTGGCTGGGCAACCGGTCGCACAAGCGGCGACGTCACAGAACGGCACGATGATGCAATACTTCGAATGGTACGTCCCGAACGATGGGTTGCATTGGAATCGGTTATCGAACGATTCACAACATTTGAAAGACATCGGGGTGACGACGGTATGGATCCCGCCCGCGTATAAAGGCACATCGCAAAACGATGTCGGCTACGGCGCGTACGACTTATATGACCTCGGCGAGTTCAATCAAAAAGGGACCGTCCGGACGAAGTACGGGACGAAAGCACAGCTCCAGTCGGCCATCACGAACTTGCGCGGAAAAGGCATCGGCGTGTACGGTGACGTCGTCATCAACCATAAAGGCGGCGCCGACTATACGGAGACCGTTCAAGCGATCGAGGTCAACCCGTCGAACCGAAATCAGGAGACGTCGGGCGAGTACGCGATATCGGCGTGGACCGGATTCAATTTCGCCGGGCGCAACAATACATACTCGCCGTTCAAATGGCGCTGGTATCACTTTGACGGCACCGATTGGGATCAATCGCGAAACTTGAGCCGAATCTACAAGTTCAAGAGCACGGGCAAGGCGTGGGACACGGACGTCTCGAACGAGAACGGGAACTATGACTATCTCATGTATGCCGACGTCGATTTTGAACATCCGGAAGTTAGACAAGAGATGAAAAACTGGGGCAAGTGGTACGCCGACTCGCTCGGACTCGACGGGTTCCGCTTGGATGCGGTCAAACACATTAGTCATTCGTATTTACGGGAATGGGTGACGAGCGTAAGGCAGACGACCGGAAAAGAGATGTTCACCGTCGCCGAGTATTGGAAGAACGACCTCGGCGCCATCAACGACTATTTGGCCAAGACCGGGTATACGCATTCCGTCTTCGATGTGCCGCTCCATTATAACTTCCAAGCGGCCGGTAACGGCGGTGGATTCTATGACATGCGCAACATCTTGAAAGGGACGGTCGTCGAGCAACATCCGACGCTCGCCGTGACGATCGTCGACAACCACGATTCGCAGCCGGGGCAATCGCTCGAATCGACGGTCGCCAACTGGTTCAAACCGCTCGCCTACGCGACGATCATGACGCGCGGACAAGGCTACCCGACACTCTTCTACGGTGACTACTACGGGACGAAAGGGACGACGAACCGGGAGATCCCGAACATGTCGGCGTCGCTGCAGCCGATCATGAAGGCACGGAAAGACTTCGCCTACGGCACGCAACATGACTATATCGACCATCACGACGTCATCGGCTGGACGCGCGAAGGTGTGGCCGACCGTGCCAAGTCAGGGCTCGCGACGATTCTATCGGACGGACCGGGCGGCTCGAAATGGATGTACGTCGGCCGTCGAAACGCCGGTGAAGTGTGGAAAGACATGACCGGCAACAATAGCCGCCTCGTCACGATCAACGCGGACGGCTGGGGCCAGTTCTTCGTCAACGGGGGATCGGTGTCGATCTATACACAACAATAA